One Rhizoctonia solani chromosome 1, complete sequence DNA window includes the following coding sequences:
- a CDS encoding eukaryotic translation initiation factor 3: MALNPNSSALYLQAPAATAGSSGPRPVTTVTLHPVALFSILDHFLRRNESQERVIGTLLGIRTETEIEVKSSFAVVHNETDEQVALDMDYHRTMYDLHQKVNPKEVIVGWYSTGTDLNTYSALIQNFYSQETAPYQAVHVVLDTGVREGINQGVKAYVSSPVGVHPKPENAVFLPVPCELRLQEAELSGLDLLNVAAKGTKYTASPGAELEVLEQAIASISDMIERVLVYVRQVINGETEGDPSVGRYLLDTLKASSTSLDKEKIETLFNSQLQDTLTISYLANIVRSEVEVSSRMALVT; this comes from the exons ATGGCTTTGAATCCCAATTCCTCTGCTTTATACCTCCAAGCACCTGCAGCTACGGCCGGGAGTAGTgg CCCCCGTCCAGTGACGACTGTTACACTCCACCCAGTCGCTCTATTCTCAATCCTCGATCATTTCCTCCGCAGGAACGAGTCTCAAGAGAGAGTTATTGGCACTCTTCTTGGGATTCGAACAGAAACTGAAATCGAAGTAAAGAGCAGCTTTGCCGTGGTACACAATGAGACGGACGAGCAGGTAGCATTGGACATGGACTACCACCGAACCATGTACGATTTGCACCAGAAAGTCAATCCCAAGGAAGTCATCGTTGGATG GTATTCAACCGGAACAGACTTGAACACCTATTCCGCTCTTATTCAAAACTTCTATTCTCAAGAAACTGCACCATACCAAGCGGTACACGTCGTTCTAGATACCGGTGTACGTGAGGGCATAAACCAGGGTGTGAAGGCATATGTCAG CTCCCCCGTTGGTGTCCACCCCAAGCCTGAGAATGCTgtgttccttccagtacCCTGTGAATTGCGTCTTCAAGAAGCTGAGCTTAGCGGTT TGGATTTATTGAATGTTGCCGCAAAGGGAACTAAATATACCGCTTCACCCGGAGCAGAACTGGAGGTTTTAGAGCAAGCCATTGCGAGCATCAGTGATATGATCGAACGAGTGCTTGTGTATGTTAGACAG GTTATCAATGGAGAAACCGAGGGCGATCCATCTGTGGGGCGTTATCTACTAGATACTTTGAAAGCTAGCAGCACTTCCctcgacaaggagaagatTGAAACATTGTTCAATTCACAGCTACAG GATACCCTTACCATCTCTTACTTGGCCAATATTGTTCGTTCCGAAGTCGAGGTTTCGTCTCGCATGGCTCTTGTCACATAA
- a CDS encoding TOM7-domain-containing protein, with product MTSEENKELILKTIDLGRTVLHYGWIPFIIYVGYTRSSPQPSLIKLISPLA from the exons ATGACTTCCGAAGAGAACAAG GAACTTATCCTCAAGACTATCGACCTCGGAAGG ACGGTCCTCCACTATGGATGGATCCCCTTTATCATCTACGTCGGATATACACGTAGTTCTCCACAACCTTCTTTGATAAA GCTTATCAGCCCACTTGCATAA
- a CDS encoding E3 ubiquitin-protein ligase, with translation MLAQHTEMELAKVNQVMHADSPDPTGRDTGMSYEHTNRRPAAVRARASLTALAPTRRYSNPHPNSQPTHPPPPRRTRHSIAMGPESMVERRQRRVGGVCPVCEDDVPEGLEEHVDRCLQDAVLPHRDREREHVATPPTQNEPGPEEQELVRATDFTDFRGTGYDIRDRNIPDVDEELDVDGDEDTVLYGESQFFESDIIAGNEAESDSRQMSPADADEPSARLLRELVAARKMVLTQRDVDIEGEEEDERVSIGSSADASMTWPPAPTADGKDVQIEALSAQVKQLPDPNLPPYSKEELLKAPTTPHPQFAAFA, from the exons ATGTTGGCGCAACATACCGAGATGGAGTTGGCCAAGGTGAACCAGGTCATGCACGCGGATTCACCCGATCCCACGGGTAGGGACACGGGCATGAG CTATGAACACACCAATCGAAGACCGGCTGCCGTTCGTGCTCGAGCGTCCCTAACCGCACTCGCACCCACACGGCGATACTCGAACCCTCATCCCAACAGCCAACCTACTCACCCCCCTCCACCCAGACGTACGAGACATAGCATAGCAATGGGTCCTGAGAGCATGGTCGAGCGTCGTCAACGCCGAGTGGGAGGAGTGTGTCCGGTTTGCGAAGATGACGTACCAGAAGGGTTGGAAGAACATGTCGACAGATGTTTGCAGGATGCCGTTTTACCTCATCGGGACCGTGAACGCGAACATGTGGCAACCCCGCCCACGCAGAATGAACCTGGTCCTGAAGAGCAAGAGCTCGTTCGTGCTACAGATTTTACTGATTTCCGAG GTACTGGCTACGACATTCGAGACCGGAATATCCCAGATGTGGATGAAGAGCTAGACGTAGACGGGGACGAAGATACGGTTCTATACGGCGAATCCCAATTCTTCGAAAGCGACATTATAGCGGGGAATGAAGCCGAGTCGGACTCGCGCCAAATGTCTCCAGCCGATGCCGATGAACCGTCGGCAAGATTGTTGCGCGAATTAGTCGCAGCCAGAAAGATGGTCTTAACCCAACGGGACGTGGATATTGaaggagaggaagaggatgagAGGGTCAGTATTGGGAGTAGCGCAGATGCTAGCATGACTTGGCCCCCTGCTCCCACTGCCGACGGAAAAGACGTGCAGATCGAGGCATTATCAGCTCAAGTTAAACAATTA CCAGATCCCAACCTACCGCCCTACTCAAAGGAAGAACTTCTGAAGGCACCAACGACACCGCACCCACAGTTTGCCGCATTTGCTTAG
- a CDS encoding vacuolar protein sorting-associated protein 5 produces MDDPLGTPSLPAWPATPHTPNSPGPQPTLPLPRPASPLPPSQIVGGPPKEPQIYGQPTPGLLSPQLNTTANGSKLEREGQYLRVRITGLDRNRRDIIARIDAQTNLPNFTGSTYRNISRSYAEFQRFAEQIAYCTPQTIVPALPLPQTSAPSDEEDDRLVKVALQRWFTRVCEDQVLMREDEVRSFIESDFGYQPTPRPRRRTGSGFSLMKRSVPDEDEDLMSARLELTRLEVQFFDAAKAIDRLSKARKTLSAAHAEMGNKLINVATTEAHPPLGQALRKLGRAWHSIGDVDQAQSLSECVIVGDALGYQGLNAKSAKETLAQRTQVLEDYQSAVKATIAKRRQIERLKQSSNIRPEKVDEALEDLEEANKVEQLFQRRVEGISENLHNALRVHARHAHEDIASMLIEHARASVHYEKARLKELEALKGDVERANGPAVHGNGRTPLTGESRVPITGPAGGATPIRGPLIQPPLTSSAPSSGPPSPHVVRPPIVSGPPIPQGTPGPGPQPAQAQAPAGPSIPTPAAPSLDPLGVPPRPQSAASSIPGTPNPLHTPAQPHPLAKSMYAQSTHRKLDAREAAAKLANMF; encoded by the exons ATGGACGACCCACTCGGCACTCCCTCATTGCCCGCGTGGCCTGCGACACCGCACACTCCCAACTCACCAGGTCCTCAGCCCACGTTACCGTTACCCCGTCCTGCGTCTCCGTTGCCCCCAAGTCAGATCGTGGGTGGCCCACCAAAAGAGCCTCAGATATACGGTCAACCGACACCAGGTCTTCTTTCCCCCCAGCTCAATACTACTGCCAATGGATCTAAACTAGAACGCGAAGGGCAGTATCTACGCGTTAGGATCACGGGTCTCGATAGGAATCGAAGAGATATTATTGCTAGAATCGATGCCCAG ACGAATCTACCTAATTTTACTGGCTCAACCTACCGTAATATATCCCGCTCTTATGCAGAATTTCAGAGATTTGCAGAGCAGATTGCCTACTGCACCCCACAAACCATTGTCCCTGCTCTCCCATTACCACAGACTTCGGCACCCTCAGATGAAGAAG ACGACCGCCTTGTCAAGGTCGCACTCCAACGCTGGTTTACGCGCGTATGCGAAGACCAGGTCTTGATGCGCGAGGACGAAGTGAGGTCGTTTATCGAGAGTGACTTTGGC TACCAACCCACTCCCCGTCCACGTCGTCGCACAGGCTCAGGGTTCAGCCTCATGAAACGCAGCGTGCCGGATGAGGACGAAGACTTGATGAGTGCCCGACTCGAACTCACACGGCTCGAAGTCCAGTTTTTCGATGCCGCAAAGGCCATAGATCGGTTAAGCAAAGCGAGAAAAA CTCTTTCGGCAGCTCATGCGGAAATGGGTAATAAACTCATAAACGTAGCAACGACCGAGGCACATCCGCCCCTCGGACAAGCCCTTCGCAAGCTTGGACGCGCGTGGCACTCGATAGGAGACGTCGATCAGGCGCAG TCTCTAAGCGAATGCGTTATAGTCGGAGATGCACTAGGGTACCAGGGCCTGAATGCCAAATCTGCCAAG GAAACGCTAGCTCAAAGGACGCAAGTTCTTGAAGACTATCAGTCTGCCGTCAAAGCCACAATCGCCAAACGGCGTCAAATTGAAAGACTCAAGCAGAGCAGTAACATTCGCCCTGAAAAAGTCGACGAG GCTTTAGAAGACCTGGAAGAAGCCAACAAGGTTGAACAACTCTTTCAACGCCGTGTCGAAGGTATTTCCGAAAACCTGCATAACGCACTCCGGGTGCATGCCCGTCATGCACACGAAGACATCGCAAGCATGTTGATCGAGCACGCGCGAGCGAGTGTACATTATGAGAAAGCTAGGTTGAAAGAACTAGAGGCTTTGAAAGGAGACGTAGAGCGAGCCAACGGCCCGGCCGTTCACGGGAACGGAAGGACACCTCTTACCGGCGAATCGCGAGTTCCGATAACTGGCCCTGCAGGTGGTGCTACACCTATAAGGGGACCACTTATCCAGCCCCCACTAACGAGCTCGGCACCTTCCTCTGGCCCACCGTCTCCTCACGTCGTACGGCCCCCCATCGTATCCGGACCTCCCATTCCTCAAGGTACACCTGGACCTGGACCTCAGCCAGCTCAGGCCCAAGCCCCAGCAGGCCCTTCCATCCCAACCCCGGCGGCACCTTCGCTGGACCCACTGGGAGTCCCACCGAGACCTCAATCAGCCGCTTCCTCAATACCAGGCACACCCAATCCACTTCACACACCCGCCCAACCCCATCCGCTTGCCAAATCGATGTATGCTCAATCAACGCATCGCAAGTTGGATGCCAGAGAGGCGGCTGCCAAATTGGCTAATATGTTTTAA
- a CDS encoding SIP1 domain-containing protein, with product MPPKRKRTQADDEDEDTSLLGNQVLPIANLPDDFAGEPEDGMQYLFLVRRDARSLPNTTRVTNPYATPNIQEPSSAQKPPHPCIPSEDWRTEFEKSFRAFREAS from the exons ATGCCTCCCAAACGCAAACGAACACAGGccgacgacgaagacgaggataCTTCGCTTCTAGGAAACCAAGTATTGCCTATTGCCAATCTCCCCGACGACTTTGCTGGTGAACCTGAGGATGGGATGCAGTATTTGTTTTTGGTCAG GAGAGATGCAAGATCGTTGCCCAACACAACCCGAGTAACAAACCCTTATGCAACTCCTAACATCCAAGAACCTTCGTCCGCACAGAAGCCGCCTCATCCGTGTATTCCAAGTGAAGATTGGAGGACCGAGTTTGAAAAGTCGTTCAGGGCGTTTCGAGAAGCGAGTTGA
- a CDS encoding SIP1 domain-containing protein, with translation MPKPKDRDGWLAYINGGPSVKEKEASYGPSTAFTPRSVSVASNRPANIQSAGIIDDEPEPALEEDNPRLPTPSILKSLDDHGTIHLLMFVAYWIRRSLDYSPSLKISPTRPLHFPKHHQQWTFSLLAHLDTGLRSEEISHLRELARACIAVVREDLEGEGPVIVDQSTVGGRDEHEEEKGKYSHLTGVWMVIAAIASIWGQRDMWQNAEEALADLVLVRRRKTPKIEPQVLKIEPDRPDVEMDVVLNYG, from the exons ATGCCCAAACCAAAAGACCGAGACGGCTGGTTGGCGTATATCAATGGTGGTCCCTCTGTCAAGGAGAAAGAAGCTTCATATGGCCCTTCGACGGCGTTCACTCCTCGTTCTGTCTCTGTTGCCAGCAATCGTCCAGCGAACATTCAAAGCGCAGGGATTATTGATGATGAACCGGAGCCTGCTCTCGAG GAAGACAACCCTCGCCTCCCAACACCATCGATCCTCAAGTCCCTAGACGAC CATGGCACGATCCACCTTTTAATGTTCGTAGCGTATTGGATAAGGCGCTCCTTGGACTATTCTCCTTCACTTAAAATATCCCCTACACGGCCTCTTCACTTTCCAAAACACCACCAACAGTGGACCTTTTCCCTATTAGCGCACTTGGACACTGGGTTAAGGAGCGAAGAGATATCCCATCTAAGAGAACTTGCTAGGGCGTGTATAGCGGTTGTTAGGGAGGACTTGGAAGGAGAGGGGCCTGTCATTGTAGACCAGAGCACGGTGGGTGGGAGGGACGAACACGAGGAAGAAAAGGGAAAATACTCTCATTTGACAGGAGTATGGATGGTCATTGCCGCAATAGCCTCCATATGGGGTCAACGTGACATGTGGCAGAATGCCGAAGAGGCATTGGCCGATCTCGTATTAGTCAGACGTCGCAAAACTCCAAAAATAGAGCCTCAGGTACTTAAAATCGAGCCGGATAGACCGGATGTTGAGATGGACGTAGTGTTAAACTATGGATAA
- a CDS encoding Complex 1 protein (LYR family) yields MSNPFSSAHRLHVKSLYKRYLIDALNWNIRRDLWRNRAIEIRAEFERNRNVTDPRAIAQILAEAEERLAAKSHPDPYIHAMYPGGTKWERNLPPPTEKPVPHM; encoded by the exons ATGAGCAATCCCTTCTCGTCCGCGCACCGCCTGCATGTCAAGTCTCTCTATAAACGGTACCTCATTGATGCGCTCAACTGGAACATTCGTCGAGACCTGTGGAGGAATAGAGCGATTGAGATTAGGGCCGAGTTTGAAAGGAACCG AAATGTAACAGACCCCCGTGCAATTGCTCAGATTCTTGCTGAGGCTGAGGAGAGACTTGCTGCAAAGTCCCACCCGGACCCATACATCC ATGCCATGTACCCAGGTGGAACTAAATG GGAACGAAATCTCCCG CCTCCGACGGAAAAGCCAGTCCCACACATGTAG